From Bacillota bacterium, the proteins below share one genomic window:
- a CDS encoding superoxide dismutase produces the protein MTRDDNRPETETWDEIPNVPPGGHRLPPLPYAYNALEPYISEAQLRVHHDRHHAAYVEGLNTAELALVDERARMDFSLVRYWERELAFNGSGHILHSIYWTNMSPSGGGEPTGLVRDHIVAYFGSVQAFREQFSRAALDVEGSGWAVLVWQPQWGRLENLTAWRHEDVTQWGTIPVLVLDVWEHAYYLDYQNRRADYIRAWWNVVNWPDVERRLRLAMEAQVPLHWHSAPGHSPSPAPHPPTPFEPMPPGSLFPFPG, from the coding sequence ATGACCCGAGACGACAATCGACCGGAGACTGAAACCTGGGATGAGATTCCGAACGTGCCTCCGGGCGGACACCGACTTCCGCCGCTGCCGTATGCGTATAATGCCCTTGAACCCTACATCAGCGAGGCTCAGCTCCGGGTCCATCACGACCGGCACCATGCTGCCTACGTCGAAGGGCTTAACACCGCCGAGCTAGCCCTAGTGGACGAGAGGGCGCGGATGGATTTCTCGCTGGTCCGATACTGGGAACGAGAGCTTGCTTTCAATGGCTCGGGGCACATCCTGCACAGTATATACTGGACGAACATGAGCCCGTCGGGGGGCGGCGAGCCAACCGGGCTGGTGAGAGACCACATCGTCGCGTATTTCGGCAGCGTACAGGCATTTCGTGAGCAGTTCTCCCGGGCAGCCCTTGATGTGGAAGGTTCCGGCTGGGCCGTGCTCGTCTGGCAGCCCCAGTGGGGGCGCCTCGAGAACCTGACGGCCTGGAGGCATGAGGACGTGACGCAATGGGGCACGATACCCGTCCTGGTGCTGGACGTCTGGGAGCACGCCTACTACCTGGACTACCAGAACCGGCGTGCCGACTACATCCGGGCATGGTGGAACGTGGTGAACTGGCCAGACGTGGAGAGACGCCTGCGGCTTGCGATGGAAGCGCAGGTGCCGCTGCACTGGCACAGCGCGCCGGGACACTCACCCTCACCCGCACCGCACCCGCCCACACCGTTCGAGCCAATGCCGCCGGGGAGCCTGTTCCCGTTCCCGGGTTGA